One segment of Chromatiales bacterium 21-64-14 DNA contains the following:
- a CDS encoding NADP-dependent oxidoreductase — protein MTSNATMQRAIVLNSRPVGAPTPDNFRLRETPLPTPAHGELLLRTLYLSLDPYMRGRMSDAKSYAAPVAIGDVMVGGTVSRVQASKHPDFKEGDLVLGFSGWQDYALSDGIGLSKLDPQMETSSLALGVQGMPGFTAYMGLLDIGQPKAGETVVVAAASGAVGSVVGQIAKLKGCRSVGIAGGPEKCRYVVEQLGFDACIDHRSANFAAELAAACPDGIDVYFENVGGAVFDAVLPLLNASARVPVCGLIANYNDTALPDGPDRLGLLARTILTRRIRMQGFIIFDDYGHRYGEFMQQMRQWVQAGKIKFREDIVDGLDQAPQAFIGMLNGSNFGKLVVRVASE, from the coding sequence ATGACTTCCAACGCAACCATGCAACGTGCCATCGTGCTGAACTCCCGCCCGGTCGGTGCGCCCACGCCTGACAACTTCCGTCTTCGAGAAACACCACTGCCCACGCCCGCCCACGGCGAGCTGCTGCTGCGCACGCTGTATCTCTCCCTCGATCCGTACATGCGCGGGCGCATGAGCGACGCCAAGTCCTATGCCGCACCCGTCGCCATTGGCGACGTGATGGTCGGCGGTACCGTGTCGCGGGTGCAGGCCTCGAAACATCCGGACTTCAAGGAAGGCGATCTCGTGCTCGGCTTCAGCGGCTGGCAGGACTACGCACTGTCCGACGGCATCGGCCTGAGCAAGCTGGACCCGCAAATGGAAACCTCGTCGCTGGCGCTTGGCGTGCAGGGCATGCCCGGTTTCACCGCCTACATGGGCCTGCTCGACATCGGCCAGCCGAAGGCCGGTGAAACCGTAGTCGTCGCGGCAGCCAGCGGCGCGGTGGGTTCGGTGGTGGGCCAGATCGCCAAGCTCAAGGGCTGCCGCAGTGTGGGCATCGCCGGCGGTCCGGAAAAATGTCGCTATGTGGTCGAGCAACTGGGCTTTGATGCCTGCATCGATCATCGCAGCGCGAACTTCGCCGCCGAGCTGGCGGCCGCCTGCCCCGATGGCATCGACGTGTATTTCGAGAATGTCGGCGGCGCGGTCTTCGATGCGGTGCTGCCGCTGCTCAATGCCTCGGCGCGCGTGCCGGTATGTGGCCTTATCGCCAACTACAACGACACCGCACTGCCCGACGGCCCTGACCGGCTGGGCCTGCTTGCGCGCACCATCCTGACCCGACGCATCCGCATGCAGGGCTTCATCATCTTCGATGACTACGGCCATCGTTACGGCGAATTCATGCAGCAGATGCGCCAATGGGTACAGGCCGGCAAGATCAAGTTTCGCGAAGACATCGTCGACGGTCTCGACCAGGCGCCACAGGCCTTCATTGGCATGCTCAACGGCAGCAATTTCGGCAAGCTGGTGGTTCGCGTCGCCAGCGAATGA
- a CDS encoding methyltransferase, which translates to MTPTMQEKLFPATLMPDQDWWQALWPDPDGVVRALGIEPGMTVVDLCCGDGYFTAAIARRIGAGRVLGFDIDPVLLEQAKAACRGLVNCAWIMGDARELSRLVEDRVDYVLIANTFHGVPEQTAFAREVVAVLKPEGRFAIVNWYPRPREETLVLGQPRGPRAEMRMSPEQVRAVVEPAGFRLDLLVELPPYHYGTIFKKA; encoded by the coding sequence ATGACGCCGACGATGCAAGAGAAACTGTTTCCCGCCACGTTAATGCCGGATCAGGACTGGTGGCAGGCGCTGTGGCCCGATCCCGACGGGGTCGTCCGGGCTTTGGGGATCGAACCAGGCATGACGGTGGTGGACCTCTGCTGCGGAGACGGGTATTTCACCGCTGCCATCGCGCGTCGGATCGGTGCGGGCCGTGTGCTCGGATTCGACATTGATCCAGTCTTGTTGGAACAGGCCAAGGCGGCCTGTCGGGGGCTGGTCAATTGCGCCTGGATAATGGGCGACGCGCGCGAACTGAGCCGATTGGTCGAGGACCGTGTTGACTATGTGCTCATCGCAAATACCTTCCACGGCGTGCCGGAGCAAACCGCCTTCGCCCGCGAGGTGGTGGCTGTTCTTAAACCCGAAGGCCGCTTCGCAATCGTGAACTGGTACCCGCGCCCGCGCGAGGAAACCTTGGTGCTCGGACAGCCGCGTGGACCGCGCGCGGAAATGCGCATGTCCCCGGAACAGGTGCGCGCAGTGGTCGAACCGGCCGGATTCAGGCTCGACCTGCTCGTCGAGCTGCCGCCGTATCACTATGGAACCATCTTCAAGAAGGCGTAA
- a CDS encoding type 1 glutamine amidotransferase domain-containing protein, translating to MKILMVLTSHDQLGNTGKKTGFWLEEFAAPYYAFKDAGAQITVASPHGGQPPLDPKSDDPSAQTDATRRFKAEPAAQAVLASTHKLQDMKAGDFDAVFYPGGHGPLWDLAEDAASIALIETTLAAGKPVAAVCHAPGVLRHVKSADGKPLVQDKSVTGFTNTEEEAVGLTKVVPFLVEDMLKKNGGNYRKSGDWQPYVVTDGLLITGQNPASSEPAAQALLKMLG from the coding sequence ATGAAAATCCTGATGGTTCTCACTTCGCACGATCAACTGGGCAACACCGGCAAGAAGACCGGTTTCTGGCTGGAAGAATTCGCCGCGCCTTACTACGCGTTCAAGGACGCAGGTGCGCAGATCACGGTGGCCTCACCGCATGGCGGGCAGCCGCCGCTGGATCCCAAGAGCGACGATCCGTCGGCGCAAACCGACGCCACTCGCCGTTTCAAGGCTGAGCCGGCAGCGCAGGCCGTACTGGCCAGCACGCACAAACTGCAGGACATGAAAGCCGGTGATTTCGACGCGGTGTTCTACCCGGGCGGCCACGGCCCGCTGTGGGACCTGGCCGAGGATGCTGCCTCGATCGCGCTGATCGAAACCACGCTGGCCGCCGGCAAGCCGGTGGCCGCGGTGTGCCACGCTCCGGGCGTGTTGCGCCATGTGAAGTCAGCCGATGGCAAACCGTTGGTCCAGGACAAGTCCGTCACCGGCTTCACCAACACCGAGGAAGAGGCCGTTGGCCTGACCAAGGTAGTGCCGTTCCTGGTGGAAGACATGTTGAAAAAGAACGGTGGCAACTACAGAAAATCCGGCGACTGGCAGCCGTACGTGGTCACCGATGGCCTGTTGATCACCGGCCAGAACCCGGCGTCATCCGAACCCGCCGCGCAGGCATTGCTGAAGATGCTGGGCTAA